The sequence GGTCGCCGCGTTGAGGCGACATGCCAGGGCGGCGGGTCGACGCCCCGCCCTACAGAGGCAGGGTGGCTTGTTTTGAATGAGGATTTGAAAGCCCCACTGCTTGCGGAGGACTTTCGTTAGTCGTTATTCGTTTTTGGTCCAATACCCCTCCGCGCGCGGTCGCTGTAGGTCGCCGCGTTGAGGCGACATGCCAGGGCGGCGGGTCGACGCCCCGCCCTACAGAGGGAGGTCGGCTTGTTTTGAGTGAGGATTTGAAAGCCCCGCTGCTTGCGGGGGGACTTTCGTTAGTCCGACGATTCGAGCTGTCTCCAATAGCGCTGCGGATCAGCTAGAAAGCTTTTGCTGAATCGTACGTGCTCAAGTTCTGAATACGATCTTTCGGCAAGCCCCTCTTCGCTAAACTCCCAGATCTCGGCGTCGGGGCAGCTGAGGATAATAGGCGAATGGGTGGCGATGATGAACTGGCAGCCAGCTAACGCTTTTTCCCGCACGAAGAGGGCGAATGCGAGCTGACGCTGCGGAGAGAGAGCTGCCTCGGGTTCGTCGAAGAGGTAAAGTCCGTTGGCATTGACCCGCGAGCGCACGAACTCGAAGAACCCCTCTCCGTGCGAATAGTCGTTGAGATCTCTTCCGTAGCGGCCATTGATGGCCTGTCGGTTGCTCTCCATGTAGCCGCGAACTCGGTCGTCGTCCTTGAAGCGTTCGATCAGTCCGTCGAAGGTTTTTTCTAGATCCTGATTGCGTCGGATGAAGTTGAAGAAGTCCTCTGCTCGGAGGAAAAAGCCGTTGGCGGAGCGGCGCCTCCAACTCAGGGTGAGTCGATCCGAAAGGGGGCGAATCGCGTCGAGCGTCCCATCCGCCGAAAGATCCGATTTTCCGATGTTGACGCGCTTGGCGGCGATGCCGATCGCCTCGAGCAAGGTGGACTTTCCACTGCCGTTCTCGCCCACGAAAAAGAGCACGTTGCAGGGGATGTCGCGGGCTGAGAGCGATGGGACAAACGGAAGATTGAGGGGAAACTCGCTCGGGTTTTCATCCGCGGGGCAGTCGATTCGCGTCAGGAATGGCATCTGGCTAAAGGTTAAGCAGCAGACCTGACGAGGTTTCAAACCCAAAGGCGTTCGCCGTTTCTCTGGCTTCGCCGCCTCAACGGTGGCGGGAAGCGACTTCGATGCGCCGTCCCATTGCGAGGTGTTTTTGCAGGTATCGATAGACCTCGTCGGCGCTTATGGATTCGAGGGCTTCCAGAGCGAGACTGCGGTCCTCCGCAGCGGACAGCCGGTCTCTGGTGGCCGTGAGGAGATCTAACCAGTATTTGCTCGTATCCAGATACGAATACATGGAATGCATGAGTTGCTCCTTGGCCTGTTCGATTTCGCCGGGGCGAAAGCCGTCGTCCTGGAGGGAGTTGGTGATGGATCGCAGCGCCTTGGAGATTTTTGCGCGTCGTTTCGGTGCATGTTTCACCAGGAAGAGCAGGCCGGCTTTCCCGATTGGGTCAGCTTCGACGATATAGGCGGTGGGAGAATAGCTTTGGCCCCTCTGCGAACGGATCAACTCGGTGGCGCGCAGTCGGAGGATTCGAAGGATCAGATCTCGACAGAGGTCGTCTCGCCACCCGACCTCTTGAGGGACGAGCCAGCCAAAGACGGTGCCATCGGTCCTGCTGCGGGCGCTCAGCTCCAGAATGGCTTTGATCGGGAGCTCGGGCTGCTTCACTCGTCGCAGTTGCTCATGGCTGTCGTTTACGTTTCGCTCGGGCAAGGCCCCAAACGTGCGGGCAACGAGGTCTTTAGCCATATCCGGCGCGATGTTGCCCACTAGAGCGATTTCCATGGGAGCTTGTCGGACCATGGGAGACAGCCAATCGACCATTTCCTGTGCGGAGACTGAGCGGAGGTAGTCGGAATCGACGGGTCTGAAGAGGAAATGCCCGGATGTGGCCTGGCGGAAAAACGCCTTGAGCAGGGATTGCTCGAGGTCGCGACTCGATTCGTGCAAGGTAGACTCCAGCAACGCCCGGCCTTTTTCCTGATTGCCGAACTGGGGCGACCGCAACATCAGTGAAACGAAATCCAGAGACTCCGGAAGATTAGCCGAAGGACAGGAGAAACGGACTTCAAAGCAGTCCAATTTCGATTCCAAGGTGAGCGATAGGTTGAACGTTTTCCCTTGCAGGGATTCGGGACGGCCGGTGTGGGCGCCTGCCCAGAAGACGATGCTCTCGCTCATGCCGGGAGGCCTATCGCTGGTGGCTAGAGCGCCATAGCCGAACTGCACCCTTGCCTCAACGCGATCAGCCGCTTGTTCGAGCTGCTTTACGATAAGCCTCACTCCGTTTTCAAAGTCCACGAGGTTAGCTCCCAAGGTTTCGTTGAAGCGTTCGCTGCTAACGCTACCCGGGGCGTCGA comes from Pelagicoccus sp. SDUM812003 and encodes:
- a CDS encoding AAA family ATPase, coding for MPFLTRIDCPADENPSEFPLNLPFVPSLSARDIPCNVLFFVGENGSGKSTLLEAIGIAAKRVNIGKSDLSADGTLDAIRPLSDRLTLSWRRRSANGFFLRAEDFFNFIRRNQDLEKTFDGLIERFKDDDRVRGYMESNRQAINGRYGRDLNDYSHGEGFFEFVRSRVNANGLYLFDEPEAALSPQRQLAFALFVREKALAGCQFIIATHSPIILSCPDAEIWEFSEEGLAERSYSELEHVRFSKSFLADPQRYWRQLESSD